The following are from one region of the Nicotiana tabacum cultivar K326 chromosome 3, ASM71507v2, whole genome shotgun sequence genome:
- the LOC107827199 gene encoding histidine kinase 2-like, translating to MPRYRREGALRLMCPQNSMERDELKSAHLVDYVLTKPLRPSVLISCFQETLGFGNKRHIKRGKLPTRGSLLKGIHILGIDDNVVNRRVAEGALKKYRAISTCVDSRKAALALFMPPHKYDTCFMDLQMP from the exons AAGAGAAGGAGCATTGAGGTTGATG TGCCCCCAAAACTCCATGGAGAGAGATGAGCTTAAATCAGCTCACTTGGTGGATTACGTGTTAACAAAGCCTCTTCGGCCAAGTGTGTTAATTTCATGCTTTCAAGAAACCCTTGGCTTCGGAAACAAGAGGCATATAAAAAGGGGGAAACTTCCAACTCGTGGAAGTCTGTTAAAGGGCATACATATCCTGGGGATAGATGATAATGTTGTAAACAGAAGAGTGGCAGAAGGTGCTCTCAAAAAGTATAGAGCTATATCAACCTGTGTGGATAGTAGGAAGGCTGCTTTGGCACTTTTCATGCCACCACATAAGTATGATACTTGCTTTATGGATCTCCAAATGCCATAA